The Gadus morhua chromosome 16, gadMor3.0, whole genome shotgun sequence DNA window CTTATTGGCTGACCCTTTGCTTACAGACAATGAATTAACAGGGGAGCTGGCAGCCCATTGACGTACACTAAGGTCCCAGGACCAACCAAAACTTAAAAGCATGTTTTAAAGGCGGGGGTTTGATTCTCCTTTGAAAAGGAgccaaacaaaaataataactgATCCCCCTTTCGTCCAACACAGGTTAATGCCTTCATTATTTTGCAATTGGAAGAGTTCTATTTCCACTCACCATCCGTCTTCCCGGGCGTCATGGCGTTGgtcggaggaggacgaggatgaCGAATGGAAGGAGGTGGGccagcggtggcggcggggccagcggtggcggcggggccagcggtggcggcggggcctgcggtggcggcggggccagcggtggcggcggggccagcggcggcggggccagcggtggcggcggggccagcggtggcggcggggcCAGCGGCGGCGGGGCCAGCTGGTGGCGGCGGGGCCAGCTGGTGGCGGGGCCAGCGGTGGCGGGGCAGGCGAGGGTGTGCTGGGCCAGGTTCCTCAGCAGGACATAGCGGTGGCAGGTGTTACAGTGCTCGGTGCGGCTGCCGCACACCTGCTGGTGCTCCTCAAGCCTCCTGACCGGCAGCTCCAGCTCACAGAAGTCACAGCACAGCAGCCGCGCAGTACACTCCTCGACCTGGGGAAATTCACACCTAGAGGAGGTCATTCACCGTCCTGTGGACCTAACTATGTCCTTCACCTTCACTACCTCACTATGTACCTCAATATGGACCTCGCTATAGACCTCACTATGGACCTCGCTATGGACCTCACTATGGACCTCGCTATAGACCTCACTATAGACCTCACTATGGACCTCGCTATGGACCTCGCTATAGACCTCATTATGGACCTCACTATGGACCTCACTATAGACCACACAATGGACCTCACTATAGACCTCACTATGGACCTCCCTATGGACCGTCCTATAGACCTCATTATGGACCTCACTATGGATCTCAATATGGACCGTCCTATGGACCTCACTATGGACCTCACTATGAACCGTCCTATGGACCTCACTATGGACCTCACTATGGACCGTCCTATGGACCTCACTATGGACCTCACTATGGACCGTCCTATAGACCTCACTATGGACCGTCCTATGTCCTCACTATGGACCTCACTATGGACATCAATATGACCCTCACTATGGACCTCACTATGGACCTCACTATGGACCTCATAATGGGCCTCACTATGGACCTCGCTATGGACCTCAATATGGACCTCACTATGAACCTCACAATAGACCTCATTAGGGACCTCACTATGGACCTCACTATGGACCTCACCATGGACCGTCCTATGTTCTCACTATGGACCGTCCTATGTCCTCACTATTGACCGTCCTATGGTCCTCACTATGGGCCTCACTTTAGACGGCTAAAACAAAGCTTCTGCCCCTGGTGGCTAAAGTCTTGCACATATTTAGgaattgacaataaagttgCCTTAGAACTTTGAACTTTTTAAAGGCGGCATTACAGGAAGGTGATAAAATAAGttgaattaattatttaaatagTTGCTTTGCAAAACAACAtgcataaatataatatttatgtaATGTGGATAAAAATCCCACCGTTTAGAAAATCTGAAAATGTTTTTGCATTATATCATTATTACAACAACCTACTGACAATATCCCTGTGCAGAGCCAACATTAGACCACACCTTTGTGCTTCCCAACTAGAAACTACATTAACCAATGTTGTCTATTTCACTTTGGTAACAAAATAGATTAAAGGAATCAGATTGTCAtgttaatattaaataataacataTGTAGGGCTAAGTAAATACTTGCCTTGTGATCCACCAGAGAGCGACACTCCATTTGTTGGTCGCACCCAGGACATTTGATCTATGGTTACCAACATAGTTATTAAAGGAATATCCTGATATCTGTAAATTGTCGTTTGCCTGTCTTTTCCGGATTCAGAAGAGTTGTTCAATTCCAAACTCATCTTTGTCCGTCGAGAGGTTCGCTGAGTAAGCATGTCCTTTCCGCTAGCTGCCTTCCATTGACTTGCAGAGTTGAAGCAGCCTAGCTCCATGTCATGTGAAAGGAATAATTCATTACTTTCCAAAGATTTCCGATGTGATCCCAATAGTAGCTTATTCAGAGCTAGTGCCAGTGACAACACAAGATTATCGTTTGTCTCCAAACCCACAGGTCATTCTACCGGTGATTACTGCATCTTCTGGCTCTCGCTCTTCTGGCTGGATGTTGTATCTGAGAGTAACAGCTTCACAGGAATGTTAGTTCATGTGAACAACTCTGCAAGTTGATGGAAGTGGCTGACGGAAAGCAAATGCTAACCCAGCAAACCCCCCTTCTGGAGTGGATGCACAATGATGCATTTGAATTCCTCTGAATCTGGGTAAGACAGGCAAACGCGTATTTACAGATATACAGACTTTTGGCATGGATAGATTTTCTTTGTTCTAGCAACTGAATCCCCCACCCATTGGTCAAAATGTTATGGGATTCAGGGTCTGCTATTTAGAGTTGTATCTCTCTCAATAGCTCTGCTTGAGTGGAACTTTAGACTCCGCCTGAAGTTTCTCAGAGCCAATCAGCGACTGGTAGGCAGGAATTGAATTTAATCTGATTACAGAATCCATGGGACTATAGCGTGCGATAGAAAAAAATACAGCGATCTATAGCTATAGTAATGTGTTGCACTCAACTCCACAATGACAAACGATTTGACCTATTGTAAATGTTAAAAGAAATGATCAGTGTATGGGAAACACTATCAACCGTGGATTGCAGCGTTCTCTGGGATGGATAAAAGAATGAAATGGAAACATGAACCCTGTAAGAATAGTCTGTGTGGAAAACACTTGTATACACATGTGGACATGTGAAACAGAGTGCCATGTGTAGTATCATATCAATAAATGTGCTACTGGATTTCTGTTTCTACAGATGTTAGGGGTAGAGAGCGTAATGCGAGTGATATGCGACCTCACGTCTTGACCGTTACCTGGAATAACACTAGGATTGGTCTGGGTGTGAACATTGTTGGAAAACTTTGAGATGATGTAGGGACACAACTCAAGAACATATGCAGGCTCAGCCtttttcagaaatgtgtttatgtataataataataattcattgaatttatatagcgcttttctagacactcaaagacttACActacatgtatatgtgtgtgtgtatatatatatatataatatacataatactgcATCCATGGGCCACATACACTTTAATATACTGGGAAGTACTGGTACTTCACAGCcactttataatttataattcaTATCGTATAGCCTaccgtttgttttgtttgccctgttTGGCTTTACTTTAGCATGTAATTTAGCGCCTATTTTGTTTTCATTAGTACTTTGTATTTTACTGTATTGTATGTTATCCTGTGATTTCCACTACTGCTTGGCTGTTGTAACAAATTATTAATAAAGTTGTCATCTTATGTGTTCTACATGTGAGTGCTTCTCAAGCATGTGctgctcctgtctctctctggagaGGGTTCGggtgaagggttagggttttacCTGTGAGTGTTCCTCCAGCcggtgctgctccagctgctcTCTAGACACTGTCTCGCCGCAGTCAGGGCAGAGACACAAGAACCGACCGCAGTGGGACTCATGAAGGGCCAGGTTGTCCACAAGCACCTCCTTGCGGCTGGGGTAGAGGATCGGGATTCGAGGTTTTCTGGGTTTATTCACAATCTATATGTGCATACACTGAGTCACAAAACCCTAAAGTAACGTAGGCCTATATTTGACATAACCTACTCGTGCAGACGTTTTTATTAAATAACGTTTTAACGTCAGACATCCGAGAAGTATGCTGAAGCTGTCAAGCTCTGTATTAACATGTTACCGTGAGGCTCCTGTTAAACTAAGGTAAAGAAAGGTAAGGTAATGTAACTTCTGCTGTCTCACCATGTGCGGCAGATGCTTGAGGATCCCTTGATGTCCATTACAAATAATGCAACAAACCAATATAGGAAAAAATAGGCCTGCTTTCGTAGTTTCTGTTGTTCGAGCAGTTTACTTTTAGTTTCACTAACATtcagaaagtgaaagtgtgaggTTACAGTTGTGGCGCAGTAGTTTACCAACAGGTGGCGCAGTGGGTATTTAGTGGGTAACCACCAGGTGGCGCAGTGGTccaccactaggtggcgccattGGGAGTGGATCAGAGTTTGGGCCACGGAGTAATTGGAGTGAATTTAGAGCAATGCTACaaatactactattactacctACTTAAAAATTCTACACATGTCAATTACGTTTTTTAACGTGAAAACATCAAATATACACTTattcaattaatttaatttaattaagttAAGTGAGTTCTGGAGCAAGGGGGCCACAAACGAGTGATGTATGAAGTTTGATGGTGAGGCCTCAGCTGAACAGTTTTCACACGCCGATAGCATCCACGACGATACACCGTCCCCTGGACCTTTGTACTGAAGTTAAGGGGGTACTTCGTAAACAGCCAGGCTGTTTCTTCTTTACGGTTGATTACTGCCAAACTGCTGACATGACTGTAGAATTAGGTGGTTCTAACTTATAAATAAGCACGGAGAGAGGTTTCCAGCGTGTACTCTTGAAGCATGACTTTAGTCCAGTGCCTCGTTTACAACCCACCAAGCCTGATGGTGTgaccagatgcctcggacaccagccttccgtcTCCCAGcattcttgcggcatttcacggaAAAACTTGTTTTTATTAGTCTCAATCTTTTTAACTATGCACattgcaaacaaaaaaataaattaaatgcaaCAGTCTCATTTAAAGAAATCGTTTTGGTGTGTATACACACCTTCATTCGAATAgatgtaaataaaatacagccataaaataattaaaaccaaAGTCTCTATTAACATTTACAGTTGCAGTGCAGAGAGGAGTAGGCCTAATGCGTTTACCAAAACAGAAAATGCTGTTGCATGCCACA harbors:
- the LOC115561287 gene encoding XIAP-associated factor 1 isoform X1; the protein is MIVNKPRKPRIPILYPSRKEVLVDNLALHESHCGRFLCLCPDCGETVSREQLEQHRLEEHSQIKCPGCDQQMECRSLVDHKVEECTARLLCCDFCELELPVRRLEEHQQVCGSRTEHCNTCHRYVLLRNLAQHTLACPATAGPATSWPRRHQLAPPPLAPPPPLAPPPPLAPPPLAPPPPLAPPPPQAPPPPLAPPPPLAPPPPLAHLLPFVILVLLRPTP
- the LOC115561287 gene encoding XIAP-associated factor 1 isoform X2, producing the protein MDIKGSSSICRTCRKEVLVDNLALHESHCGRFLCLCPDCGETVSREQLEQHRLEEHSQIKCPGCDQQMECRSLVDHKVEECTARLLCCDFCELELPVRRLEEHQQVCGSRTEHCNTCHRYVLLRNLAQHTLACPATAGPATSWPRRHQLAPPPLAPPPPLAPPPPLAPPPLAPPPPLAPPPPQAPPPPLAPPPPLAPPPPLAHLLPFVILVLLRPTP